NNNNNNNNNNNNNNNNNNNNNNNNNNNNNNNNNNNNNNNNNNNNNNNNNNNNNNNNNNNNNNNNNNNNNNNNNNNNNNNNNNNNNNNNNNNNNNNNNNNNNNNNNNNNNNNNNNNNNNNNNNNNNNNNNNNNNNNNNNNNNNNNNNNNNNNNNNNNNNNNNNNNNNNNNNNNNNNNNNNNNNNNNNNNNNNNNNNNNNNNNNNNNNNNNNNNNNNNNNNNNNNNNNNNNNNNNNNNNNNNNNNNNNNNNNNNNNNNNNNNNNNNNNNNNNNNNNNNNNNNNNNNNNNNNNNNNNNNNNNNNNNNNNNNNNNNNNNNNNNNNNNNNNNNNNNNNNNNNNNNNNNNNNNNNNNNNNNNNNNNNNNNNNNNNNNNNNNNNNNNNNNNNNNNNNNNNNNNNNNNNNNNNNNNNNNNNNNNNNNNNNNNNNNNNNNNNNNNNNNNNNNNNNNNNNNNNNNNNNNNNNNNNNNNNNNNNNNNNNNNNNNNNNNNNNNNNNNNNNNNNNNNNNNNNNNNNNNNNNNNNNNNNNNNNNNNNNNNNNNNNNNNNNNNNNNNNNNNNNNNNNNNNNNNNNNNNNNNNNNNNNNNNNNNNNNNNNNNNNNNNNNNNNNNNNNNNNNNNNNNNNNNNNNNNNNNNNNNNNNNNNNNNNNNNNNNNNNNNNNNNNNNNNNNNNNNNNNNNNNNNNNNNNNNNNNNNNNNNNNNNNNNNNNNNNNNNNNNNNNNNNNNNNNNNNNNNNNNNNNNNNNNNNNNNNNNNNNNNNNNNNNNNNNNNNNNNNNNNNNNNNNNNNNNNNNNNNNNNNNNNNNNNNNNNNNNNNNNNNNNNNNNNNNNNNNNNNNNNNNNNNNNNNNNNNNNNNNNNNNNNNNNNNNNNNNNNNNNNNNNNNNNNNNNNNNNNNNNNNNNNNNNNNNNNNNNNNNNNNNNNNNNNNNNNNNNNNNNNNNNNNNNNNNNNNNNNNNNNNNNNNNNNNNNNNNNNNNNNNNNNNNNNNNNNNNNNNNNNNNNNNNNNNNNNNNNNNNNNNNNNNNNNNNNNNNNNNNNNNNNNNNNNNNNNNNNNNNNNNNNNNNNNNNNNNNNNNNNNNNNNNNNNNNNNNNNNNNNNNNNNNNNNNNNNNNNNNNNNNNNNNNNNNNNNNNNNNNNNNNNNNNNNNNNNNNNNNNNNNNNNNNNNNNNNNNNNNNNNNNNNNNNNNNNNNNNNNNNNNNNNNNNNNNNNNNNNNNNNNNNNNNNNNNNNNNNNNNNNNNNNNNNNNNNNNNNNNNNNNNNNNNNNNNNNNNNNNNNNNNNNNNNNNNNNNNNNNNNNNNNNNNNNNNNNNNNNNNNNNNNNNNNNNNNNNNNNNNNNNNNNNNNNNNNNNNNNNNNNNNNNNNNNNNNNNNNNNNNNNNNNNNNNNNNNNNNNNNNNNNNNNNNNNNNNNNNNNNNNNNNNNNNNNNNNNNNNNNNNNNNNNNNNNNNNNNNNNNNNNNNNNNNNNNNNNNNNNNNNNNNNNNNNNNNNNNNNNNNNNNNNNNNNNNNNNNNNNNNNNNNNNNNNNNNNNNNNNNNNNNNNNNNNNNNNNNNNNNNNNNNNNNNNNNNNNNNNNNNNNNNNNNNNNNNNNNNNNNNNNNNNNNNNNNNNNNNNNNNNNNNNNNNNNNNNNNNNNNNNNNNNNNNNNNNNNNNNNNNNNNNNNNNNNNNNNNNNNNNNNNNNNNNNNNNNNNNNNNNNNNNNNNNNNNNNNNNNNNNNNNNNNNNNNNNNNNNNNNNNNNNNNNNNNNNNNNNNNNNNNNNNNNNNNNNNNNNNNNNNNNNNNNNNNNNNNNNNNNNNNNNNNNNNNNNNNNNNNNNNNNNNNNNNNNNNNNNNNNNNNNNNNNNNNNNNNNNNNNNNNNNNNNNNNNNNNNNNNNNNNNNNNNNNNNNNNNNNNNNNNNNNNNNNNNNNNNNNNNNNNNNNNNNNNNNNNNNNNNNNNNNNNNNNNNNNNNNNNNNNNNNNNNNNNNNNNNNNNNNNNNNNNNNNNNNNNNNNNNNNNNNNNNNNNNNNNNNNNNNNNNNNNNNNNNNNNNNNNNNNNNNNNNNNNNNNNNNNNNNNNNNNNNNNNNNNNNNNNNNNNNNNNNNNNNNNNNNNNNNNNNNNNNNNNNNNNNNNNNNNNNNNNNNNNNNNNNNNNNNNNNNNNNNNNNNNNNNNNNNNNNNNNNNNNNNNNNNNNNNNNNNNNNNNNNNNNNNNNNNNNNNNNNNNNNNNNNNNNNNNNNNNNNNNNNNNNNNNNNNNNNNNNNNNNNNNNNNNNNNNNNNNNNNNNNNNNNNNNNNNNNNNNNNNNNNNNNNNNNNNNNNNNNNNNNNNNNNNNNNNNNNNNNNNNNNNNNNNNNNNNNNNNNNNNNNNNNNNNNNNNNNNNNNNNNNNNNNNNNNNNNNNNNNNNNNNNNNNNNNNNNNNNNNNNNNNNNNNNNNNNNNNNNNNNNNNNNNNNNNNNNNNNNNNNNNNNNNNNNNNNNNNNNNNNNNNNNNNNNNNNNNNNNNNNNNNNNNNNNNNNNNNNNNNNNNNNNNNNNNNNNNNNNNNNNNNNNNNNNNNNNNNNNNNNNNNNNNNNNNNNNNNNNNNNNNNNNNNNNNNNNNNNNNNNNNNNNNNNNNNNNNNNNNNNNNNNNNNNNNNNNNNNNNNNNNctccctgactcagcttctttctcccagccttctgttctgtttactccacccacctaagggttggcctatcaaggggcctaggcagtttctttattccttaaccaatgaaatcaacagattgatatatgacactcccacatcaaagcaggggataaacccggactctctgaatatggtggacaaagGTTCTATTTCATGCAGGATCATAGGACATCATGACCCATACCATGTCTGAAATTATGTTCTCTACTCTCACCTAACCAACCATACCCAAAGGGATTCTAATGTGCATACCGGGTAATGTAATTGCAGTTTCTACCATATGCCAACTTATCAATAACCGTTCAATGAACTAATGAATGAAATTGCACAAACTTGTGACATCCTCTAAAAGTTTACATTGGCCGTGAATCCCTTTGAACTCTGCAATGTCAGTGGGTTAAGTTCTAACAAAACCTGTATGCTTTTTGTTGTTCTAAAATCTATACCCAGACATgttcttttcctcagtttctcaTGTTCTTTGTAGCAGCAGCTAGCTGAGGTCTTACTGAGGTGAAGGCTGCTGCTGAAGGACATTTCATGAAGACTCACACACTGGAAGCTGGGAATTCTTCTCCTTCATGCAAAGTTTCTAGAACTTAGAGACACAAAGAATAGCACCCATGAAtgttagaaaaacaaatgaaagaaacggCAATCGCGCTCTCACAGGAAAAGCAATgtacctggagcacactgcatcTTTTGTTTTACAGACATAGCTGTGCCCTTCAGAAGATCTGGAGTTATGCAAGAAGGGAACTGAGGagagcacagagaaagaaaagagaatgttcCAAAACATCAGCTTCTTCACACTGGTAGCTAAATACAGCAACTACTCTTCACTTGTAAACATCCCTGCAACTggagatgttttccttttaaagataaatGAACACACTCAGTGGAATTTCATCTTTCAATTCaacacaaattatatatatgacTGAATCTGGAGAAAGAGATCCACATATGCAATTACATTTACTGTGCTACAGAGGGTAATTTCATACCACTTTTGGggatatatccaaagaatgctcaaccgtgccacaaggacatgtgctcaactatgttcatataagcattgtttgtcatagccagaacctggaaacaacctaaatgcccctcgatccaagaatggataagaacaatgtggtacatttacacaatggagtcctacacagcagaaaaaataacgNNNNNNNNNNNNNNNNNNNNNNNNNNNNNNNNNNNNNNNNNNNNNNNNNNNNNNNNNNNNNNNNNNNNNNNNNNNNNNNNNNNNNNNNNNNNNNNNNNNNNNNNNNNNNNNNNNNNNNNNNNNNNNNNNNNNNNNNNNNNNNNNNNNNNNNNNNNNNNNNNNNNNNNNNNNNNNNNNNNNNNNNNNNNNNNNNNNNNNNNNNNNNNNNNNNNNNNNNNNNNNNNNNNNNNNNNNNNNNNNNNNNNNNNNNNNNNNNNNNNNNNNNNNNNNNNNNNNNNNNNNNNNNNNNNNNNNNNNNNNNNNNNNNNNNNNNNNNNNNNNNNNNNNNNNNNNNNNNNNNNNNNNNNNNNNNNNNNNNNNNNNNNNNNNNNNNNNNNNNNNNNNNNNNNNNNNNNNNNNNNNNNNNNNNNNNNNNNNNNNNNNNNNNNNNNNNNNNNNNNNNNNNNNNNNNNNNNNNNNNNNNNNNNNNNNNNNNNNNNNNNNNNaaaaaaaaaaaatcaataaaaaaataaaaaagagggtaATTGCAGATTAAAGgtatagctcactggtagagcacTGTCCTAGCATACAAGGAGGCCATGGGTTAGATCCCCTAGCACAGCAAGCAAAGAAGCCCAGAGGTTATTGTTTGGTAGTGGAAGAGTTTAAAGTCTTACTCGATGAGTTTTCAAATagtatataaagtaaataaaaggaaagaataaacacTTATTAGGAAAGAGCCCCCAGGAGATGATGTCTCTTTGGAATATatctccattcattttttttcctccctgaatTCATTGAGGGCCTTTGTTTGGGGCCAAAGCCTCTCAGCTCCCCTGGTTACTATCTGGTAGTTTCTGTCCATGAGTTTGGCCCCTCCAGCACTGGCACAGGGATCCCTCTGTGCTCAACTGTTAGGAAGGGAGTTAGTGGATGgatctccttcttccccttctgagAGTACTCTATATGGGGAGGAGATGCTATTGACAATAATGCAGAGAACACTGGTAGAAGCGGCTGCGGGGTCTAGGCTCAAGGACCATTGAATCTTGGTGTACCTGTTTTGGATGACTTGGATGCCATGTGGTCTTTCTTCGGGGACGCTGCATATTGCCCACTCTGCAAGCCTGTGGCAagatcctttctctgtcttttgaccATTAGAGTCCACGGCATAGTACCCGGATACTCAGCATCTTGTGACTCAGCTAGGAGCTGCTGGGACAGCTCGAACTCAATCAGCTTCTTGTGCAGCATATCGCGCTCATGGAGCACTTGCTTCAGGCTGTCTCTTGCATTGTGGAGCTCAGAGACCACTTCATCACGCTCGTCACGCAGCCGTTGCAGGTCTGTGGCCAAGGTCCAGGTGGCTGCCTCATGCTCTTCTACTTGATTGTGCAGCTGCTGCACACGTCGTGACTGCTTTTCTCGTTGCCTCGACGCCACCCTTACTCCCAAGGCCAGAGCACTCCAGGCGCAGGCCCTCTTGATGGTGTGTGGTACTTGCTTATCGGCCACGACAGACTTCAGGCCGTCTTCTATATCCTTCCAGGGCCGTGAACGGAAGGTTAGGTAAAAGCCAGAACCACCACCATTCCTCAGCACTTCTTCATTGATGAACAAAACCACTTCGCAGTGGCGGAAACCGCTCTTGGGGTCCCTGAAGTCCACAGCCATGGCGGAACCTGTCTAAGGAGTGGAACACAATGGGCTCGCCCTTCACCTTGGTGCTTTGCCCAGTCCTTACTCCTAGCTCCTACCTACTTGCCTCCCCCTTCTCATCTAGACTAAAGCCCTGAAGCCACTAACACCAACTCCTCCCATGCAAGGGATTAACACGTAAGGGACGTCATAGACATGGGCTGTGAGACCTGCAGCACCTCCTGCAGGGACCAAAATGCAGTAGCACAAATAACTCTGGCTCATCTGATAAATTGCGTGTTTGCTTGTAAAGTAGGTCATGATAGTCCAGCTGTCCCGGGGACCACAGTGAGTCCAGAGTTTCCTCAGAGTTTCTGGAAGGTGGCACCCCATCTggtatggatttttttctctctcgctcccttttcccctccttgtcctcttccttcttcttctcctccccttcttcctttccttctcttccatcgTCCCCTTTCTTTGTTAAGGCCTGCTCTCCCTGTAGAGTCCACGTTAGCATTGACCTTTCAactctcctgcttccatctccttagtgctgagatgcCATACAGATAGGATTTGACAAGAATTTCCAATCTGGAATTGGAGAAAGCGGTGCTTTGGGGAATTTTTTTATGGCTCAACTCCTTGCCTCATGCATCTGTTTCTGTATCCAAATTTCTATGTAGTCCCAATTTCCCCAAGTCAAATATATGAGCGACACAAGTCCCTCAGCTTTGCTTTTAAATCTCCAGTCTTACTCTAGATGCCAGTTATTTCTATTCTAGTTCCTTCAGGCTTTTATGTTTGTtatctgtctgtttatttgtCAAGATAGGTTCTTGCAATGTAGCTTAGATTGGCCGTGGACTCACTCCTGATCCTCTGCAGTGCCAGGATTTTTGGTCTGTACACCCCTTGGTTTTCTTCAAGGGCCTTAGGAAATTTTATTACCCATTTTGCTGGCATATCTCCCTCTCTTGTGCTACTAGATAGCTTATTCCAATACAGCAAAGCTGTTCAAGTTCTTTCTCCCATGCTTAaacccatttcttctctttgttctgtgtCTTGCATCTGTCAACaccaccctttctctcttctcattaGAGACCTTACTGTTGTTCTCCATTCACCAGTCAATGCTACCCTTTGGCTTCATCCCCAAACCTTTAGTGAGAGTTCTGAAGTCAGGCAGCAGTTTCTCCCTTACCAAGCTGTTGGCTCAGCGCTAGTGAATATGCCTTCTTTGAGATTCTGTCATGACTTAGgtgcttttctttttggtctttctAAAAAGGTTTatgttaaaaattttttaaaaatgtaaaaagtttacatttgttttataattatgtgtgtgtgtggtgggtctggagagatgactcagaagacaagagtactggctgctcttccagaggacctgagtttgattcccagcatgcacacactaacacacaacCATCTATCACTCCAGATGCAGGGGATCCAACACGCTCTATGGCTTCCCTGGACACCAGGTATGcattggtgcacagacatgcatgtaggcaaaacatctagctatgtaaattttttaaaaataaaagtttaaaaataagaattacgtgtgtgtgtgtgttgtggatgtGTTTGTAAGTGCTCATAGAGTCCAGGAGAGAGCAAcagatcccttagagctggaatTACTGGAGGTTGCAAGAgtcatgagtgctggaaactgaactcacctctgcaagagctgtgcAAGTGCCTCAATGTTGAACCATCTGTACAGCCCTGCTTTTggcatgaaaaaaatcattttattcgtttagtttgcatgtgtgtttgtgcacatgtgtgtgctatgtCATGCATGTAGAGGCTAGAGAACAACTTTCCAAAGTCAATTCTGTCCTTCTACCCTGTGGGGCCCTGGAATTAAACTTAGGCcattagacttggcagcaggtgtctttacctgctaagtcatctcactGGTCTATCATTTGGCATTTTTGTTAGCATATATCAACTGtagaaaataatgaattataGGGCCAGCTGTAGTAGTACAAACCCTTAATTgaagcatttgggaggcacagGTAGGCAGATattggtgagttcaaggtcctcttggtcttcacagtgagtttcagaTTAGCTAGGGCTATTtagtaagaccctgcctaaaaaaacccaaacagacaaacaataaGACAAATTAATGGGTCTCAAcgtgacatttttatacatgcatatatgcgtTTTGGTTATAATCACTTCTCTTATACTCAAACACtacctcatttccttcctcttcccaactagACATTCTGATTTGTTGCAATGCATCCCCTTTCCCAACTGCCTTTCCagggctttctccttctctctggctgcttgatgtgggagagtcttctgttttgtgttgatttcattggttaaataaagaaactgccttggccctttgataggacagaaaattaggtaggcagagtaaacagaacagaatgctgggagaatgaagctgagtcaggcagtcaccatgattctcccactccagacagacgcaggttaagatctttcctggtaagccacctcgtggtgctacacagaatattagaaatgggttagatcaatatgtaagagctagccaataagaggttaaaactaatgggccaagcagtgtttaaaagaatacagtttccatgtaattattttgggtaaagctagctgggtggcgg
This is a stretch of genomic DNA from Microtus ochrogaster isolate Prairie Vole_2 chromosome X, MicOch1.0, whole genome shotgun sequence. It encodes these proteins:
- the LOC113457439 gene encoding testis-expressed protein 13C-1-like; the encoded protein is MAVDFRDPKSGFRHCEVVLFINEEVLRNGGGSGFYLTFRSRPWKDIEDGLKSVVADKQVPHTIKRACAWSALALGVRVASRQREKQSRRVQQLHNQVEEHEAATWTLATDLQRLRDERDEVVSELHNARDSLKQVLHERDMLHKKLIEFELSQQLLAESQDAEYPGTMPWTLMVKRQRKDLATGLQSGQYAASPKKDHMASKSSKTVLETLHEGEEFPASSV